The Anticarsia gemmatalis isolate Benzon Research Colony breed Stoneville strain chromosome 12, ilAntGemm2 primary, whole genome shotgun sequence genome segment gtCGTGTTCGCgtaaataaaagacaacaataaaagtaaaataatgacgCCATTGACGATGCTGATGGATTCGGTAAAGAGCTGGATTTCGATCTGGatgatgaataaattgtgatattataatttttattcatcatcTAGATCGAAATCCAGCTTCTTAGCTTGATAATTTTTTATGCTTTGATACAGTTGTATCAACGTATggaaaatcatcacaataaaatttacattcacatatttcacatacatcacatgttatctatattaacattataaagctgaatgaaaagaagagtttgtttgtacgcgcaaatctcaggaactactggtccgatttgaaaaattatttcagtgttagatagttcatttatcgaggaaggctataggttatatatcattacgcgactactaataggagcagagtagcaataaaaaatgttatctatactaatattacaaaactgaagagtctgtttgtttgtttgaacgcgcttatctcaggaactacaggtccgatttgaaaaaatcattcagtgtaagatagcccatttatcgaggaaggctgtaagctatatatcatcacgctacgacaagtagaagcagagtaccagtaaaaaatgttactaaaacggggaaaattatgacccattctctcttatatgacgcaagcgaagttgcgtgggtccagctatgtatgaatatttcttaaaaaatatgttttaataatgtttcattgttttacttatgttttagaaaatatatatattaattaccaaaatatagcaattgtaacatattggaacgtttttgcaaattaagttaaaatctacctccatacattaagccttttttcaaaaacgttccaagtgcatttttttaataatttgtatgagaaatatgaataaattttagtgacaagtatatttaaaaataaagtttatttatttagttgcagtgatacatactacttagctgtactcgctaccaaaaaaaagcgtaccacaaaattacaaaaacgcgaTTTACTCAGTTCGACCTGCctgtggattggaacgttctttcataactacgtccaattGCTGTCTATATGacaagaaaatacatatatacgtaTAAGATTAAGAGCCATCTTCACAGCCTATAAATAAGAACGATATAACTAGCGATATAAGAACAGCTAAtgcatgaaaaaaataatgtccaAATTCCATCTAATAAGCAGATAAGCTATTGAATACTTATCAAGAAGAGTTTAGTACCAGTTTCGAACAAACtctaaatttatatttcaacctcttaaagttaaattttatacgAGTTTAGAATGCAAGATGTCATAGTATGATTCCAGCAATCAGCTGTCATTTAAATTAGCATAACCTGCGAATATTTGTCTTGACtgtgtatttttgaatttatttttttcttaaaaaagacaacattttaatttaagctAGAAAGATAACAGCTAAGTGGTTATATTGCATATAACCACTTAGCTGTTATCTTTCTAGCTTAGAAGAAAGCACATTTCCATTTAACATAACATGTGATTCCACAACCTCAGCAAAATCTTctaccaaacaaaataaaacaaaaaaagacttttgcaaacatttcATTCCAGAATTTTGgtcgtaaaaaaatctttgtattttCAGCCTTAAAACTGCTTATTTGGTAaccttgtaaaaataaaaacgtcgtGAATAAGGAATAAAATGGCTGGGTAGTATACAGGAACCTTAGATTACCATCAGACCCACAAAGCGAAAAATCATCAGTAGGTATGCGGGCGATAGCGCCTGCAAAAAAATAACTAGCAAACGTGCGGGATTGTAGAGTTGCTCGTATTTTTATGTAAGGCGCTTGTGGTAAGGtttgttcattatttaattGCATTTCGTTGATTCATGTGTTTAAGGTGTGaccttatattattgtttatttattttgtacctcATATACAAAATTCGTATAAAGTTGACAAAGGTATTCTCTACCAGCCAACTTTGGGGTGGAACAAAGATAAGAAGCAcgttaatattactttaaaaaaataactgtaaataataaaaataaatttttttattgacaaaagtTGATTTTAGAACGTTTTTAGGTGGCTAATAGAAGCTTAggtataattatgaaatataaaaataatatttcaaacagcAAGTAAACCTAGATAGATACTAAGTACCGgcttcataaaattaaatttagcaCTTATTTTTGGATGGAACTATTTCACATTCGTGCTCCCATTCTAAACGAACCTTTACAGCCGAAAGCatgagattttttaaattaaaattttatgctatTTCAACTCTTCGTGGATAAAGTTTTATTGTGTGAGAAACACAATTCAAGCTATCTCTGTTATGCTATTCGTACATACATTTGAAACAGGCTACTGTTTCCACgccattaattaaatttgtgGAGACTATTAATAGAAAAGTCAaatcaatttaacccattaatgtcccactgctgggcaagggtctcctcccgtaattagggaggggttaggcattgagtccaccacgctggccaagtgcgggttggggactttgcatgccctcaataaatgttttaaacaaatttttggcatgcaaggtttcctcacgatgttttccttcaccgttggaggatgtgataattatttctaatacacacataacttcgaaaagtcattggtgtgttacctcgggttcgaacctgcgaccacttgcgtaggaggtgtcaactatcactgctctctagaaaagtaataaaatgaaatgcatTTTTCAAGCCAATAGTTCACCTAATTTAtcaaagacaaaaaatattatagcttaattaattgtgtgattataatataaagacTTCGTAATGTAATCAATCGCAGTATAGCTTATTTAGGATGCCTTCGATAACTGCTTAGTGAAACTTAAATTGTTCTTTCTTTGTAGCTGTTGATAACGCAATTACATCTACTGACGATGGTCCATCTGTAAGAAACCACaagtaaatttataataaaggCTTTGAATCTATCAGGCAGGCTAAGAACTATTAAGGATTTGCATTCTTTCAAGATATTCTATCAGTCTCTatggtaagtacctactacAAGGTATAAAGAATAGGATCGTAAAAAATTTTTGACTAAGAATACTAACCAATAGGAAACCACTGATTTCTAGGTATCCCACATTCACTTCTGGCTTCTGATATCGCTTCTCTGATTGCTAGAGGTACGCATATTGCTAAACACAAAGGAGGTTCGCCAACAGCTGAAAATATGTACAGCacgatttaaaatgtatcttaGACAGCAGTCCCGTCTGGctaaaaaaataaggtttagAAAACTACAGAAGTTATAAGAAAGCTTTTCCatttaatttcagttttatacAGCAGTCTTGCATTATATTGTCCTGAATAAATAGTAACTCTCAACTCATAGTTAAAACCAATACTCAGTATTTACCTTTCGCACCCATAATAGCGGCGTAGCTGTAAgagttttctttgaaatagACCCTGAAATCTTGAGGTATGTCTGTACAAAGTGGTACGTGTAAGTTCCAAGTGCGGTTGGTCAGTAGTTCTCCAGTGTCCGCGTAAGTTAGTCGCTCACTAGTCCAGTAGCCAACACCCATGATGAATGCTCCTTCGATCTACGatcacaattaaaattatgtaaattcgACAAGTCTTTAGTCATTTTGATAGACTACCTGCAAAGTAAGTGACGGTAAAAGCAGATGTAATATTTAGATGCCAAAGAAGCCTTTATATCTGACAAAAAAATACCCATATCTCAAAAGTAATTCTGATATTATTACAGTAAGTAAGATGCTGTAGTAGGTGTGCTGTGTCCAGACTAAATGAATGATTTTTTAAGCAAATAGCAATAATTACTTACTTGTCCAATATCGATCTCAGGACTCACACTAGTCCCAACATCTTCCAAAATATCCACTCTCAATATTTCCGATTCTCCCGTCAGCACGTCAATTTCTACTTCGGCAAACACAGTATACGGATACGGTTCCGAATCCTTAACAGATACATGACATTCTACCTGCAAATCTACTCCATCAAGATAGGCTGCTTTTACAATTTCTTCCCAAGTAGCATCAACCATTTCTTTTCTAAACGATTCAAGCCTTTCAAGTAAAACTTTGCAGCATTTTTGAACACCTACAGCTACATTTTGTGATGCAAGACTTGCTGCGGCCTGATCACTATTAGGCCCTTTGGTAGTATCGCAACCTTTGACTTGAATCTTTTCGATAGGGATTTTTAGAGAGTACGCACATACTTGAGCAGCTTTCGTATTTGTTCCCTGGCCGATTTCTATTGCTCCATGACTGATGACTACAGTACCATCGCCTTGGTATACACATAAAAGAACATTGAAGTTTCCTAAAGGACTTGAATTCCATTTAGAGAATGAAAATCGAAGTCCACGTTTCTTCCATCTATTTGCTTTATTGTACTTATTCACAATCATTCTCCGTTTGTTATAATCAGTGTCTTTTTTAAGTCGTTTGTACATGTTTTCTATGTCTCCATACTGTTCCCTGTCTAAATTGTTAAGACGTACTTCAACTGGGTCTAGAGATAGTTCGTAAGATATTTGTTCCATTATTAGTTCTGCGTTTGATACGCCTTCTAAGTTTCCTGTAACAAGACAATTCAAACatctatttagtttttatagatgctttataaaattaagtaaatacgAATAGTACTTTTCAAGTGTGGACGTTCAACAGCGATTCTGAAAACGTTCAACAGCAGGCCCTTGCTTCTGTATCCGTAACTAACTGTCTCAATGGGCTCtaaaatcttgtttttaaatacaccGTAATTGTTTCAGATTACCGTTAGTCGTGCAATGTCACTAGTATACTAAAGGTAGGAGATAATTTTACCTGGCGCTCTAAACCAAGTATTCTTCGGTAAATTCGTAACCACATTATAACCGTTATAGTTCCACCTTGACTTATCGTAGCAATTGAAGAATGCGTCAGTGACTAGTCCAGAAAGAAGGTTTTCATTGACGGAACAACCGAAGTTGTGATACATATCGTAATTCATATACTGGATCACACCATTTTTATTGACCCcaacctaaaaaaataaatgctatattgaATAGAAACAAAACCTCAGGTAATTTTTTCCGTCTTATCAAAGAACGctgtttactttaaataaatatgttcaaCATGTTTACAAGTATTTGCTGCACATTTATTGACTGTCgcaattataaagtaaaattattacaacGCTTGAACGATTACAACACCTCCACTGTGTTACAACCATAAGGTCTATTTTATTGAACTTACTTCAAAATCATTCGTACAAGTTAATCTTTTCCCAATAGATCTGGTAGTGTCAGTAAGAGATTGTATGAACCGACAGGGTCTATTTAGCTTAAGAGCTACGAGACCACAGGCTACAGCTGATTGGTTGCCACGTGTTATCTTCAAGCCGTAGGAACCTCCTACACGCCTCACGTAAATGTCGATTCTGAAAAATAGCGAAATATTTAAGtgagtaatattaatttaatttattcatgtaCAGAAAAACAATGGATTTTccatttaagaaaataattatttatcgcATTTCCAAAAACTTAAGTGCTACATACTTTTTGGATTTGAGAAAAATTCTATCATTATAGGTAGGAGAGggttatgtataattattatcacaattgcgatgaaataaagaaaaataaacgaatTTAGATCCAACCATATTTATATAACAGAGAAATATAAAACCGACAGCCGAATTTGGCGTATTTAACTAAACATAAACTTACCGACTCTGATCAATCTTCAAAGCCTTAGAAATGGCAATATGCGCTCCATCAACAAAATGCGTGCCCATATAAACCTTCAAGCCTTCTTCAACCACACAAACGATACCTTCCATAGTAAAATGAAATTGTCCAAACATCGTATGTACATTCTTAATAACTTTGTATACATCATTCCCTTTATCAGTTGCAGTTATAGAACTATTAACAGTTACTCTATTAGGGTCTTTCATAGCTTCTTTAATATCAATTACAGGTTTTCTAACATTCTTATATTCAACTTTGACTAGCTTTGCCGCTCGCTCAGCTATGTGTTTTGTCTTAGCTACTATTATTCCGAAAGGTTGACTGAAGAATTTAACAGTTCCATTGCATagtatttcttctttttctGGAAAAATACCACCTTTTGGTGTAAATGAATTTATTCCTGGTATGTCCTTTGCAGTGTAGAAGGCTATCACTCCATGTAGACtctataaaaaaagaaaactaatgatgtctttttccaaaataaagttaaacaatTTCACCTTGAAAGGATGGTACAGAAGGTTAGCCTAAAATCTTCGACAAAGTGAAAATTGCTAATGATAATAGGAGTGtacaagtatttaaattatttatctattcaaagcAACATCAATAGTTGAAGTAAAGTTTAGTATAAACTTACTAAAGCTTTTTTAGTGTCGATAGAAGCAATTTCTCCAGATCCTATGGTGGTAAGGCAGAAAGCAGCGAAACACTCTCCAGGTAGAGCTGGTACATCTTCTGAATAAAATGCTTCTCCGGCACATTGATACTgtggattattttaaaataaataataaagtattttagcATCACACACATCGTCAAACTCCTTGAGAAGGGACCAGAAAAAATACCTACGAAACtttcctttatattttttttcttggtGATGTATAAAGTATTCTGCAGGGAAACATATATCGGAGAGCGGtttcaaaaacttttgaaattaaacttaGCAAAAAATTCGATAACCGTGTAACGTAATCCTAGGAAGAAAAGTTAGGCACTCACCAATGCATCAATTTTCGGTATAGGTTGATTCACTGGGTACATTGATGGGTCTGTGTGGTAGATCTGACGTGCCTGAGACACTGGTCTCGTATCGTGTAAGTTGATAGCTCCGGAGCGgtaacgtgggtgtattttgaAGTCAGGACATAAAATCAACAAAGCctgaaatataacaaagtatGCAGATATGTAGTCATCAATTAATTAAGTCCCATCTTCTTATTATTTGGTTCACACAGTCTTAGTTGAAGAAAATTATGGTCTTTGCTTCATGACCTTTGTGGTTTTTGTAGTTCCATATTATCATTACTATTTATAACTTTCATACCGCATTCttgtaaggcttgctacacacatactCGGGTTAATTAATCGGTTTTGTAGTTAGATAAAGATTGTTCTCCCATACATGCCGAAaggaatatgtgtgtagcaagcctatcCGAGCTGAAGCCTCTACAACTTCTATAGAAACACATAATTCTAAAAAAAGCGGTCAATTTGATTTGCttactttataaaacaatgcCAAAGCCGTTTGTCTTCTATACTCAACCCCAAGTTCCGGAAGCCTCTCTTCCACCACGAGCTCATCATCCAACACCTTCAAGGTACCTTGTAACGTTTCATTCGTGAACAAATCTTTGCCTAACAAATATCTCTCAGTTTTGTAAGCTCTAGTGAATGAAGGTGACAGACCGCCGAACACGACTCTTGCGTCTCGAACTATGTTGAATTTTGATAGTTGGAAAAGAAATCCTGCGTTTATAATCGCGTGTGCGTTTAGTCTTCTTGGCATTATCTGAAATAAAATCTATGTTAAGTTTCATATTGCtcttgaatatttatttgcttatctgattatgagattttcttttaagCTGCATTATTCCAAACTATTTTTGGGGTCGAAATAAAATAGTTTGAGATTCAGAACTGCCATTacattacgaaaaataaataaaaattattattctcgTTTTATTTTAGAATGCAATCTTTAGAAAAAACCTTATCTATCGAATCTAACTTTTCATGTCTGCAGATTTCatattagtccattgaaatgttacatgagatttacatttattagaggacgcaattttatttttggaacatgtagggggggtcaatagaagcttaacttgaagtttgtggggtcgccactcttgtcccccggccgccatcttggaaaagggggtggaaacacttttttcgctatatctcggaaactatgcgtcttacaataaaattgtaaaagcataatttgtagcaaattattttgtctacaaatatgtctaataactttttgccctaaattagcaatcaaagaagttataagcaaaaaagtgtattttttttataattattttctttattgctctataactttttttagcgacagccgcgcggatggatctctgaggttaagccagccgcttgccaaggttgttttgtggatgggtgaccatcttacacatatcgagttcctctctgtttcggaaggcacgttaaattgtaggtcccggctgtcattttcgaagatatttgacagtcgttaacagtactcagaagcttgaaagtctgacaaccagtcttaaccaggggtatcgttttatatcccaggtaaatgggttgtggatgtcagataggcagtcgctccatgtaaaatactggtattcagctgcatctggtgagactggaagccgactccaacatagttgggaaaaaaggctaagctgatatgaataaattaaaaaaaattaactcagaccaatcttgtagagtatttttcgaggaaatttttgccttatatattttttttatttcattaattagaaacccagtaacagcgctccgaaatagaccggatttggaaagaaaatttttgtaaaaaaaattcactattttgcttataacttctttaattggtAATTTAGGATAAAAAGttattagacatatttgtaggtaaaataatttgctacacattacgctttaacaattttattgtaagacgcatagtttccgagatatagtgaaaaaagtgtttctacccccttttccaagatggcggccggaggacaagagtggcgaccccacaaacttcaagttaagcttctattgaccccccctacatattccaaaaataaaattgcgtcctctaagaaatgcaatattcggccctcaaattgtaacatttcaatggactatataaCTAGGTAGAATTCTATTGAATTCctttttgtacatattattatgtttatataacaacatatttattcgaaagacataataatatttatcgtacagtcaacttgggtaactttgaatcatttgggtaacgtTGAACGTGGGAATTGGAACTAGTACCCAAATGATttaaagttacccaagttgactgtatcgATTCTTACCTTAAAAGTGACTAATTTATACTCGTCATTTAGAGGTGGCAGCATTATATTCAGAATAATCACTCCTTTCATATTCTGGTTCAGAAACTGCTGCATCGTTACCGTTTGCTTCACATTTTTATATCTGACTGAAATATAAgcaataattaacataattaggAAATATCCGCTGCATTCTTTAGgaaaaatacgtattttattgtatgtcaTACCTATacatgcaaaaaaataataaagtaatgacATGTAGGAAATAATAAGTTCAGTTTAACTGTGTGGAAAAAGGGTTTAAATTGTTTTCCACACACATGCTGACACGGTTTTCAGTGGCTCTTTGTAAGAGTTATTCAAGCCATCTTAAGACAAAAATCTTTTGGAGTTctttaaagcaatatttaaagACTCCAAGCTGATTTATGAATCCTACatctatattatatgtattggAAAAAGCCAATATCGTAACATAAACCCGGTTCGCGATCTAATTAAATTCCAGTTAATGttttcagtttaaataaatttactttaccACTAATTGAATgcatttatcatttttatcagCCGATGTTACAAATTGAGGAGCTATTCCTGACTAATTAgtactgaaataattaaaagttaagtttagCGTTCAACAAATGaagataaaatgtatgtaagtaggtactggATTTTGTTCAGGAGTTTCAAAACTGGGTTTTAACAAATACTTACTCTGCTGCCTAAattgataaagatatttttacttcaaactTTTAATTTGATCGGTTAAATTGGTATTggtgactgggttaacgaaaaatatttttgtactcgtaaaagtttCATCCAAAATGCGCAAGCTGTGTAAAATTCTtcgttaataatgttgaaattaaagttattataaactgAAACATTATATAAGGTACTCAGTAACTCCCAAGCAAAATACagcactgtgacgtcactatgtcttATTTCAAtgctaaaatgtgtttttgaaattttatttacagtagctgatttgactggcaGTCAACTATTCCATCGAGGTCTTacgaaaatatttgtgttttaaagaacacatttttacacataatataattaatgaattttCATACCTATGGTAACTTGAGCTCCAACTGTCTCCAGAAGCAGATATATGTCAGATGCAAACCAATTGTGTTGATGCTTGAGCATAAGATTACCAGCTATTGTCCCAACCTGAATATAAGCAAAGATATAGTTTTATATCGAAATACTTTAGGCAGATTTTAGTGTGTTTGATTAAGgactagttttttattttattcgaaacACAATCTCTCCGGTATGTTAAGATGTACGGATGGGAATGgaacaagggaagtttgtgaggatcgtagcaagtgatgttctttggtctctgcctacccctatgggaaaaggagtaattctatgtttgtttgtaaaatctcatttgcaaataatttaaaatacatatttattacttacatttcGAACAGGAACATGAGCAACTTTCCCTAAATGATCATAAAACTTTCgcaaatatctaaaatattcattttcagACACCTTCATACAAATGTCCCTGAACTCATTTAGTGTTGAACCAGCGCCGATGATTAGATTCTGATCCATTACGTAGCCTTTTAACtccaaaatattgtttatttgtattaaaatacgaGGGTATTCTTCAATAGGATATGctcctgaaaaaaataaaaaacttaattagttTGAAGAAGcatctcataaggctctaccctcTTCCCGAGCTAGTGGtatattcagtaattgtaacgattatcataagtgtcaatatttgacctaaatgaataaatggtttgattttgattttgaagatTCATCATTATGTTCATATTGACTCTATTCCGACTCATCATATTTCAATGCTAGACAAAGACCTGTTACACGCCACTGACCACATGCTTCGGCTTTTCtcatttgaaattgaaattttactCGGAAAGATAATGACAAAAGTAGTATATTCCTATTTAAAAATAGACGACCAAAAAGCGACTCAAGAAAATAATGCTGatagttttgatttttattgaacCGTAGTTTGCTAATATTAAATccgaaaaataaatacatgacGTAAAGCAAGAAAACCAAATTAGTAGcacacaaaacatttttcttccATTACCTTTAGCAGTATTCCCAGCGACTAACATATACGAATCATCTCCTTTATCCTTCAACACTTCAAACACATCTTCAATCCGTCCCACTCTGTACCAATATCTGCCATCTTTCAGCTTCAAAGCTATTCCTCTATCAACATCACACTCGTGAACCACACACCAGCCGTCTTCATCATCACTGCAGTTCTCTTTACAACTTGTTCTTGATATATTACATTTACTTAGATCTTCAATATCAATGATATCGTCAGTCTTAGGAGCGTCTTTGGCGAATTTCTTGAACGCTTGTAGTATTGGTCTGTAGCCGGTACAACGACAGACATTGCTTGATAGTGATTGTTCTATGTCAAGCATGGTTCGGTCTGGTTTCGTTTGAAGTAGGCTGGAAAGAATATCGGCTCAGTAGAATAAACTAAGAAGTGTGTTATTCaggcattatttttgtttggcaTCAACAAGTATTTTAGAATttatagtacatacataatatgtacctGGTGTTTGCGACTG includes the following:
- the LOC142977363 gene encoding xanthine dehydrogenase-like, whose translation is MDKIVFKVNGEECKVACHVSPDETLLDYVRERLGLRGTKYMCREAGCGACIVSAKRSSQQPYAVNSCMIPILACHGLEITTIEGVGNKKKGYHKLQTTLAENNGTQCGYCSPGWVMSMYSLLQTKPDRTMLDIEQSLSSNVCRCTGYRPILQAFKKFAKDAPKTDDIIDIEDLSKCNISRTSCKENCSDDEDGWCVVHECDVDRGIALKLKDGRYWYRVGRIEDVFEVLKDKGDDSYMLVAGNTAKGAYPIEEYPRILIQINNILELKGYVMDQNLIIGAGSTLNEFRDICMKVSENEYFRYLRKFYDHLGKVAHVPVRNVGTIAGNLMLKHQHNWFASDIYLLLETVGAQVTIVRYKNVKQTVTMQQFLNQNMKGVIILNIMLPPLNDEYKLVTFKIMPRRLNAHAIINAGFLFQLSKFNIVRDARVVFGGLSPSFTRAYKTERYLLGKDLFTNETLQGTLKVLDDELVVEERLPELGVEYRRQTALALFYKALLILCPDFKIHPRYRSGAINLHDTRPVSQARQIYHTDPSMYPVNQPIPKIDALYQCAGEAFYSEDVPALPGECFAAFCLTTIGSGEIASIDTKKALSLHGVIAFYTAKDIPGINSFTPKGGIFPEKEEILCNGTVKFFSQPFGIIVAKTKHIAERAAKLVKVEYKNVRKPVIDIKEAMKDPNRVTVNSSITATDKGNDVYKVIKNVHTMFGQFHFTMEGIVCVVEEGLKVYMGTHFVDGAHIAISKALKIDQSRIDIYVRRVGGSYGLKITRGNQSAVACGLVALKLNRPCRFIQSLTDTTRSIGKRLTCTNDFEVGVNKNGVIQYMNYDMYHNFGCSVNENLLSGLVTDAFFNCYDKSRWNYNGYNVVTNLPKNTWFRAPGNLEGVSNAELIMEQISYELSLDPVEVRLNNLDREQYGDIENMYKRLKKDTDYNKRRMIVNKYNKANRWKKRGLRFSFSKWNSSPLGNFNVLLCVYQGDGTVVISHGAIEIGQGTNTKAAQVCAYSLKIPIEKIQVKGCDTTKGPNSDQAAASLASQNVAVGVQKCCKVLLERLESFRKEMVDATWEEIVKAAYLDGVDLQVECHVSVKDSEPYPYTVFAEVEIDVLTGESEILRVDILEDVGTSVSPEIDIGQIEGAFIMGVGYWTSERLTYADTGELLTNRTWNLHVPLCTDIPQDFRVYFKENSYSYAAIMGAKAVGEPPLCLAICVPLAIREAISEARSECGIPRNQWFPIDGPSSVDVIALSTATKKEQFKFH